Proteins encoded in a region of the Pseudothermotoga elfii DSM 9442 = NBRC 107921 genome:
- the hisS gene encoding histidine--tRNA ligase, which translates to MRYERVKGTVDIFGQDIPYWYFVEQRAIQVALLFGYKEIRTPVFEQTELFARSVGQETDIVQKEMYTFTDKGGRSITLRPEGTAPTIRAFLENSMINLGLPQRFYYLGPMFRYERPQAGRLRQFHQFGIELIGSADPAADVETIQLAKMFLDSLELKKYKIYINSIGCQECRRAYKEALRSYYEHHYDHICDDCKRRFETNIMRLLDCKVDINVAKQAPKISDYLCDHCRDHYESIKQMLTDLRVYFHEDSSLVRGLDYYTRTVFEIKHESLGAQSTILAGGRYDGLCKELGGHDIPSLGFASGIERLILAVKAEEIEIPKPPYCDVYIASIGKQARVKAFQIAQGLRLCKIPVISDVNSRSLKAQLKHADKLGAILAIIIGENELAQSTVQVKNLLTETQSEVEFDYVVDYVLDLLKVEGRKGRGFREGNNT; encoded by the coding sequence GTGAGATACGAGCGTGTTAAAGGAACAGTGGATATCTTTGGACAGGATATACCTTACTGGTATTTTGTTGAGCAAAGAGCAATTCAAGTTGCTCTGCTTTTCGGTTATAAAGAAATACGTACTCCAGTGTTTGAGCAAACGGAGCTTTTTGCCAGAAGTGTTGGCCAGGAAACAGATATAGTCCAGAAAGAAATGTATACCTTTACTGATAAAGGTGGAAGAAGTATAACTCTCAGGCCTGAAGGTACTGCTCCAACAATAAGGGCATTTCTCGAAAATTCCATGATTAACCTTGGATTACCTCAGCGGTTTTACTATCTTGGTCCGATGTTTCGATATGAGAGACCCCAGGCTGGTAGGCTGAGGCAGTTCCATCAGTTTGGCATTGAATTGATAGGATCAGCTGATCCTGCAGCAGATGTGGAAACTATTCAGCTTGCTAAAATGTTTCTGGATTCACTCGAACTGAAAAAATACAAAATATACATAAATTCCATAGGATGCCAGGAGTGCAGAAGAGCTTATAAAGAAGCTCTCAGAAGTTACTACGAACATCACTATGACCACATATGCGATGATTGCAAAAGGCGGTTTGAGACAAATATAATGAGGCTTCTTGACTGCAAAGTAGACATTAATGTAGCAAAACAGGCCCCAAAAATTTCAGATTACCTGTGTGATCATTGTAGAGATCATTACGAGAGCATCAAACAAATGCTCACAGATCTTCGTGTTTATTTCCATGAAGATAGCAGTTTAGTGAGAGGACTGGATTATTACACACGTACAGTTTTTGAAATAAAACACGAATCACTTGGGGCTCAGAGTACCATACTGGCTGGCGGAAGATATGATGGATTGTGTAAAGAGCTTGGTGGCCATGATATACCCTCCCTTGGATTTGCATCTGGCATAGAAAGATTAATTTTAGCTGTAAAAGCTGAGGAGATCGAGATTCCAAAGCCTCCATACTGTGATGTTTATATAGCTTCTATTGGTAAGCAAGCACGGGTAAAGGCTTTTCAGATCGCGCAAGGTCTCAGGTTGTGTAAGATACCAGTGATAAGTGATGTTAATTCAAGATCTTTAAAGGCGCAATTAAAGCATGCAGACAAACTTGGGGCTATTTTAGCAATAATAATAGGAGAGAATGAGTTGGCCCAGTCGACCGTTCAGGTGAAAAATTTGCTCACTGAGACTCAGTCTGAAGTTGAGTTTGATTATGTTGTCGATTATGTTTTGGATCTGTTGAAAGTTGAAGGGAGGAAAGGCCGTGGATTTCGAGAGGGAAATAACACTTGA